The following proteins come from a genomic window of Mycobacterium sp. DL:
- a CDS encoding tartrate dehydrogenase, with product MSGQKIAVIPGDGIGTDVTAAARTVLDAVAAKHEIDLQYTEFDWSCQRYAEVGAMMPDDGLDTLRGFDAILLGAVGWPGVPDHVSLWGLLIPIRREFRQYVNLRPIRLFPGVAGPLRTDADIDFVVVRENVEGEYSEIGGRLNRGLPDEIAVQESVFTRVGVSRIADYALELARTRRGHVTSATKSNGIVHTLPFWDEVVAERAARFPDVELASEHIDALAAKFVLHPERFDVVVGSNLFGDILSDLAAAVAGSIGIAPSANLDPSKQNPSMFEPVHGSAPDIAGQGIANPVGAVWSAALMLSHLGHAAAADDVIAAMESTLAEPETRTRDLGGTASTEQVTSALVARLR from the coding sequence GTGAGCGGGCAGAAGATCGCCGTCATCCCCGGTGACGGTATCGGCACCGACGTGACCGCCGCAGCGCGCACCGTGCTCGACGCCGTGGCGGCCAAACACGAAATCGACTTGCAATACACCGAATTCGACTGGTCGTGCCAGCGTTACGCCGAGGTCGGTGCGATGATGCCCGACGATGGACTGGACACGCTGCGCGGGTTCGACGCGATCCTGCTGGGCGCGGTCGGCTGGCCCGGCGTCCCCGACCACGTGTCGCTGTGGGGGCTGCTGATCCCGATCCGCAGGGAGTTCCGCCAGTACGTCAACCTGCGCCCGATCCGGCTGTTCCCCGGCGTGGCGGGACCCCTGCGCACGGACGCCGACATCGACTTCGTGGTCGTCCGGGAGAACGTCGAGGGCGAGTACAGCGAGATCGGCGGCCGTCTCAATCGTGGCCTGCCCGATGAGATCGCCGTGCAGGAATCGGTGTTCACTCGCGTCGGGGTGAGCCGGATCGCCGACTATGCCCTCGAATTGGCCAGAACGCGGCGGGGTCACGTCACGTCGGCGACCAAGTCCAACGGCATCGTGCACACGTTGCCGTTCTGGGACGAGGTCGTTGCCGAGCGTGCGGCGCGGTTCCCGGATGTGGAGTTGGCCAGTGAGCACATCGACGCGCTGGCCGCGAAGTTCGTCCTGCACCCGGAGCGGTTCGACGTCGTGGTCGGATCGAACCTGTTCGGCGACATCCTGTCCGATCTCGCGGCCGCGGTCGCAGGATCCATCGGAATCGCCCCGTCGGCCAACCTCGACCCGAGCAAACAGAACCCGTCGATGTTCGAACCGGTTCACGGTTCGGCGCCGGACATCGCGGGTCAGGGGATCGCCAATCCCGTCGGCGCGGTGTGGTCAGCGGCGTTGATGCTGTCGCACCTCGGTCATGCGGCCGCCGCCGACGACGTGATCGCGGCGATGGAATCGACCCTTGCCGAGCCGGAGACCCGCACCCGCGACCTCGGCGGTACCGCATCCACTGAGCAGGTCACCAGCGCGCTGGTCGCCCGGTTGCGCTGA
- a CDS encoding DASS family sodium-coupled anion symporter has protein sequence MTTENQPARTDVDKALIGSATYRSLGEQKLSPSEERFEKGRRTVGLFLAPLVTVAFLVSPIDIPRNQQVLAAVLLGVIVLWISEAVPIPIGGLLGVAVAVFLGVAPVDDVLGPFGSSTVFTFIGAFILAQAMLKHGVARRFAFRILALPRAGGSTTGVILAFGAITCLLSAFVSNTATVAMLLPTALGILAVIAKLLQKRDMVEPDFDPLRLRVGSALMLMLAYGASVGGLLTPVGSPPNLIGRGLIEEATGERISFGQWIVMAAPICLAMFLALAFILLRLNKPEIKRIDGVSDYVAREREEMGPLSRAEKNTLIAFGVTVTLWIVPGIVALFLGNESEVYIAVSDRLDEGMVAVFGAALLFLLPTDWQNREFTLRWSEAAKIDWGTIVLFGSGIIFGSLIAETGLAETIGTSVDDALGLTSTIAITIFAVLLAIIVSETTSNTASAAVVVPIIIPVAVAAGINPFVPALAATFAASFGFMLPVSTPQNAIVYGSGVVRITTMIRSGISFDILGAFLIILLLPILIGLMGLGT, from the coding sequence GCTCCGCTGGTCACGGTGGCCTTCCTGGTCAGCCCGATCGACATCCCCCGCAATCAGCAGGTGCTGGCCGCGGTGCTGCTGGGCGTCATCGTGCTGTGGATCAGCGAAGCGGTGCCCATCCCCATCGGTGGGCTGCTCGGGGTTGCGGTCGCCGTGTTCCTGGGCGTCGCGCCCGTCGACGACGTCCTCGGCCCGTTCGGATCGTCGACGGTGTTCACCTTCATCGGTGCGTTCATCCTGGCCCAGGCGATGCTCAAACACGGCGTCGCCCGGCGGTTCGCGTTCCGCATCCTGGCGCTGCCGCGGGCGGGCGGGTCGACCACCGGTGTGATCCTGGCCTTCGGCGCGATCACCTGCCTGCTGTCGGCGTTCGTCTCCAACACCGCCACCGTGGCGATGCTGCTCCCCACGGCGCTGGGAATCCTCGCGGTGATCGCCAAGCTGCTGCAGAAGCGCGACATGGTCGAACCCGACTTCGATCCGCTGCGGTTGCGTGTCGGCTCGGCGCTGATGTTGATGCTCGCCTACGGCGCCAGTGTAGGCGGCTTGTTGACCCCGGTGGGCAGCCCGCCGAACCTCATCGGCCGCGGCCTCATCGAGGAGGCCACCGGGGAGCGGATCAGCTTCGGCCAGTGGATCGTGATGGCCGCCCCGATCTGCCTGGCCATGTTCCTCGCGCTGGCATTCATCCTGTTGCGGCTCAACAAGCCCGAGATCAAACGCATCGACGGGGTGTCCGACTACGTCGCCCGCGAGCGCGAGGAGATGGGTCCGCTGAGCCGGGCCGAGAAGAACACTCTGATCGCGTTCGGGGTCACCGTGACGCTGTGGATCGTGCCCGGCATCGTGGCCCTGTTCCTCGGCAACGAGTCCGAGGTCTACATCGCGGTCAGCGACCGGCTCGACGAGGGCATGGTGGCGGTGTTCGGCGCGGCTCTGCTGTTCCTCCTGCCCACCGACTGGCAGAACCGGGAGTTCACGCTGCGCTGGAGTGAAGCCGCCAAGATCGATTGGGGCACAATCGTTCTCTTCGGTTCCGGCATCATCTTCGGCTCGCTGATCGCCGAGACCGGGCTGGCCGAGACGATCGGCACCTCGGTCGACGACGCCCTGGGCCTCACGAGCACGATCGCGATCACGATCTTCGCCGTGTTGTTGGCGATCATCGTGTCCGAGACCACCAGCAACACCGCTTCGGCAGCCGTCGTCGTGCCGATCATCATTCCGGTGGCGGTGGCCGCCGGCATCAATCCGTTCGTGCCCGCGCTCGCGGCGACGTTCGCGGCGTCGTTCGGGTTCATGCTCCCGGTGTCCACACCGCAGAACGCGATCGTCTACGGTTCGGGGGTGGTCCGAATCACGACGATGATCCGATCGGGGATCTCCTTCGACATCCTCGGCGCCTTCCTGATCATCCTGCTGTTGCCGATCCTGATCGGGCTGATGGGTCTTGGCACGTGA